In Phlebotomus papatasi isolate M1 chromosome 1, Ppap_2.1, whole genome shotgun sequence, the following proteins share a genomic window:
- the LOC129802424 gene encoding uncharacterized protein LOC129802424 isoform X2, whose product MWSCRVVFLHVLLVLSYTLWAEGNDNLERNFLDNLEETFSKKWNASSEKIESEIDEIIHEFVNLKNQRKRFRRDTQWRGSDHLKLVGFEEMGSIPVSFPLDFCLINVFGATFAVALHSKGPKFENATNSTDISFLQLIGTDFEIVYQKELPKSHSMDCISMGDQAFVAVVGEFRKNTKDLGSPIFQIQQSGVRIVHLNRMEHQLVAKFWSHGNDIFLMETCKTSHMPIEIQQKFLCPIYKWTIGGNFEIWNELPCSNAVAVEVFEVNGDIFLGLANGIGEKRLPIVPSVIYRFDENSHKFAYHQSIVTDGVVDLKYFHANEEDYLIIANSPGQDNPENDNFVGSYSIIYKFTHGHFLPIQSIATASVTGVLPVTVLNDHVILLFSGRTESMKIFEYDGWKFQESTLKYTTESFEIGVSRMREYSFGEQSVIVIANKRVFGEIQNVFMPQFKTVPNYDVHGAMLEWCEESIAEMSSINFEGFLAAMTNLPKATDEVLEFSNGLEFSSLNVENLLAQEIKTPLVTLNEDTAKEINTTSISIVALNEKMNIINTTLRNFLSANSGILTQEPLQQNSSQELSSEKYDFDELTVEEIQTEFINGLPFESLIRTDTPLNLSGIELECRNVSILGELTVKNFLDGVKLDKNHILLKNSDPQHLNFTALDTLIVNDVHLQRINSLDFSLILNGLKEMKSVEKNVTVLKADNLFVNGSVNGVDLAVLEKYALRTEGNQIIIEVSEIDHLVADKVNAFRKVSEKNISNAVLASNGDFLLDYPVSFYTNISVEKLQVTERLNQIEVFDGKLDIILLNSTEMQIVDGKKTFDNVSLLKPILLQGKINSQSLDKMNPMASINDNLVLDGDYFITGPVTVNRVLRVEDLVSGNLSLQKLFSDGLKIDTMEVHQNINFQQPIKIFDFYTESINGLDPENFVKINTEEIQTITGKKYFKSDLMINDGFCDAEIIQGVNLTELNLNILHRDGNETIDGDIHFRKITVNSVKGENVRFSGQNFSNFLHFDRDQFISGRVTINKTFSVQDNLTIGDLYGNGTVGKVPIEDFVVNSARKGQRIILTGKKIFKGGLTIGSMDVNHFPGFNVSQIDGQFFGFLGEKIIWGSIEFPNEMSIKNFDFRGTLNNIAASDFGICWLLTEGDQEFTANQIFSKVQVQDGAVLEGSLNEKDFEELYKNSYFINQQETLPVVEFLDEVTVNDALLTNGSLAGVLLPQLLMKKSKASYKISKLDVYGDLFVDKNLMILEYVNNINLPTLSKFLVPSSTSSLDNLVVHGSATFNMEPKVIFINGWNIAYVLQNALMIYNQIHFTEFVQFSWASFRGNIDLVGTINGINLTYVATNYMSLTKPQTISTKIAFLNNVELKTVLSSSQLHIDGYLKSISSGEAIKIEELNEKAAKISGNQSISGQWVVENIFVEGDLKNVKINGLDMQEDIVRYDVDFNNVTGLKKCHYLVVEDLQCEDTCIIQDVDVKKWFAQAVFLIGNHTIHGKITLKNSIFLTDIKVNGLVNNITFNHDTILTKNLEQTIEGNIYIDNRSRDKTKLHSLNFHKLQAETINGRNIEEFLENVATQNDYKSGENLVETPVIFEKSLVAEHLQCQGQLFGVNISEMDTELEMAQTLSFMENKLKRLYEKAQAIIKHRKGNAFYVIHYTVAQTFPGVLKKIVPIELMRHEKKNLYLAILAGSSNETIIDFYRLEEFKRRSFVESDILPIRFEDGELTSIDRLHLLGQDYLFTEKYSEDIGYKQTIFHYAKDKIKVIYERFTDTPKRMTSVKLNSKNSKQDCIVQYSVKDFQVTVECLMVNESGNVTWKPYQNLIIPDAREIMPLKINSFAVITTNGSVILLENHPKEKWQEKQTLTVINPLDMSSETFEDKLFLGICSGQTKNSVHHGSVEIFRLIGKEFVHFQNIRIESPVRLQFSILPTGEFVLYVLTSNPAQPLIVYKYSGISGFRQFAIALTIPRGNRLSVIKIPKFSKEFVAVLSPNEATLLEAIMR is encoded by the exons ATGTGGTCGTGTAGAGTGGTCTTTTTGCATGTTCTCCTTGTTCTAAGTTATACACTGTGGGCAGAGGGAAATGATAATCTGGAAAGGAATTTCCTAGATAATCTAGAAGAAACATTCTCTAAAAAATGGAATGCATCCAGTGAAAAAATCGAAAGTGAAATAGACGAGATAATCCATGAATTTGTAAATCTAAAAAATCAAAGGAAGAGATTCCGGAGAGACACCCAATGGCGTGGTTcag ATCACTTGAAACTTGTGGGATTTGAAGAAATGGGTTCCATTCCAGTAAGTTTCCCTCTTGACTTCTGTCTTATTAATGTCTTCGGAGCAACATTTGCCGTAGCACTGCACTCAAAGGGACCAAAATTTGAGAATGCCACAAACAGCACGGATATTTCTTTCCTTCAGTTAATT GGTACAGATTTTGAGATAGTCTACCAAAAAGAACTGCCGAAAAGCCACAGTATGGATTGTATCTCAATGGGTGATCAAGCTTTTGTGGCAGTTGTCGGTGAATTCAGAAAGAATACCAAAGATTTGGGATCACCAATCTTTCAAATTCAACAAAGTGGAGTCAGAATAGTTCATTTAAACAGAATGGAACATCAACTTGTTGCGAAATTTTG GTCGCATGGAAATGATATTTTTCTCATGGAAACTTGCAAGACAAGTCATATGCCAATTGAGATTCAACAGAAATTCCTCTGTCCCATCTACAAGTGGACAATTggaggaaattttgaaatatggaATGAACTTCCATGCTCAAATGCTGTTGCAGTGGAAGTCTTTGAAGTGAATGGAGATATATTTCTGGGTCTTGCCAATGGTATAGGTGAGAAGAGATTGCCAATAGTCCCTTCCGTCATTTACAGATTTGATGAGAATTCCCATAAATTTGCTTATCATCAATCAATTGTAACTGATGGTGTTGTGGATCTCAAGTATTTCCATGCAAATGAGGAAGACTACTTGATAATTGCAAATTCTCCTGGACAAGATAATCCAGAAAATGACAATTTCGTTGGATCTTACAGTATCATCTACAAATTCACTCATGGTCATTTCTTGCCCATTCAAAGTATAGCAACAGCTTCAGTTACTGGTGTTCTACCAGTAACTGTTTTAAATGACCATGTAATTCTTCTCTTTTCTGGTCGAACAGAATCTATGAAGATTTTTGAATACGATGgatggaaatttcaagaatctacTTTAAAATACACTACGGAATCTTTTGAAATTGGTGTATCTAGAATGAGAGAATATTCATTTGGAGAACAATCAGTGATTGTAATTGCCAATAAGCGTGTTTTTGGAGAGATCCAAAATGTTTTCATGCCACAGTTTAAAACAGTACCAAACTATGATGTTCATGGAGCAATGCTTGAATGGTGTGAAGAGAGTATTGCTGAAATGTCCAGTATTAATTTTGAGGGATTCCTGGCGGCAATGACGAATCTTCCAAAAGCCACAGATGAAGTTCTCGAATTTTCCAAtggcttggaattttcttctctcaatgtggaaaatttattgGCTCAAGAG ataaaaactCCTCTGGTTACCTTAAATGAAGACACAGCAAAAGAAATAAATACCACAAGTATAAGTATTGTGGCTCTGAACGAAAAGATGAACATTATTAACACTACATTGAGGAATTTTTTGAGTGCTAACAGTGGCATCTTAACTCAAGAACCTCTCCAACAAAATTCCTCACAAGAGCTCTCCagtgaaaaatatgattttgacgAGCTGACAGTGGAAGAAATTCAAACAGAATTCATCAATGGTTTACCTTTTGAGAGTCTCATTCGGACAGATACTCCCCTTAATTTATCTGGAATTGAGCTTGAGTGCAGGAATGTGTCAATTTTAGGCGAATTGACTGTGAAAAACTTCCTGGATGGCGTTAAATTAGACAAAAATCACATTCTTCTGAAGAACTCCGATCCTCAACATCTCAATTTTACAGCTCTCGATACGCTAATTGTAAATGATGTTCATCTGCAGAGAATCAATTCACTTGATTTTTCCCTGATTCTGAATGGCCTTAAAGAGATGAAGTCAGTGGAGAAGAATGTGACGGTCCTCAAAGCCGACAATCTCTTTGTCAATGGATCCGTCAATGGGGTAGATTTAGCAGTTTTGGAAAAATATGCTCTACGCACAGAAGGCAACCAAATAATTATAGAAGTGAGTGAAATTGATCATTTGGTTGCTGATAAAGTCAATGCCTTTAGAAAGGTTTcggaaaaaaatatctcaaatgcCGTTCTTGCATCAAATGGAGACTTTCTTCTCGACTATCCAGTGAGTTTTTACACAAATATCTCTGTGGAAAAACTACAAGTGACTGAAAGGCTGAATCAAATTGaagtttttgatggaaaattagATATTATTTTGTTAAATTCAACAGAAATGCAGATTGTTGATGGAAAGAAAACTTTTGATAATGTCAGTTTGTTGAAACCTATCCTATTGCAG GGAAAGATTAATAGCCAAAGTTTGGATAAGATGAATCCTATGGCAAGTATTAATGATAATTTAGTTTTGGATGGAGATTACTTTATCACAGGTCCAGTGACTGTTAATAGAGTCCTCAGAGTAGAAGATCTTGTAAGTGGGAATCTCAGTCTGCAGAAACTCTTCTCAGATGGCCTCAAGATTGACACAATGGAAGTGCATcagaatataaattttcagCAACCCATTAAAATCTTTGATTTCTACACAGAGTCAATAAATGGATTGGATCCTGAAAATTTTGTCAAGATCAATACAGAAGAAATTCAAACGATCACAGGGAAGAAGTACTTTAAATCCGATCTGATGATCAATGATGGATTTTGCGATGCTGAAATAATTCAAGGAGTAAATCTCACTGAACTCAATCTGAATATTCTCCATAGGGATGGAAATGAAACGATAGATGGTGATATTCATTTCAGAAAAATCACAGTAAATAGCGTAAAAGGAGAAAATGTACGATTTTCaggacaaaatttcagcaatttcCTTCACTTTGACAGAGATCAATTTATTTCTGGGAGAGTTACGATAAACAAAACATTTTCTGTCCAGGACAATCTTACTATTGGCGATTTGTATGGAAATGGAACAGTGGGTAAAGTACCTATTGAGGATTTTGTTGTGAATTCAGCAAGAAAAGGCCAAAGGATCATATTGACTgggaagaaaattttcaaaggaGGTCTCACCATTGGAAGTATGGATGTTAATCATTTTCCAGGATTCAATGTTTCACAGATTGATGGGCAATTCTTTGGATTTCTGGGAGAGAAAATCATTTGGGGTTCTATTGAGTTTCCCAATGAAATGTCTATAAAAAATTTCGACTTCAGAGGAACTCTCAACAATATTGCAGCATCTGATTTTGGAATTTGTTGGTTACTAACAGAAGGTGATCAGGAATTTACAGCTAATCAGATTTTTTCGAAAGTTCAAGTTCAGGATGGGGCAGTTCTGGAGGGATCACTGAATgagaaagattttgaagaattgtacaaaaattcatatttcatcAATCAACAGGAAACACTTCCAGTTGTTGAATTCCTCGACGAAGTAACTGTTAATGATGCCCTTTTGACCAATGGCAGTCTTGCAGGAGTTCTTCTGCCTCAACTTCTCATGAAGAAGTCCAAAGCAtcctacaaaatttcaaaactcgATGTCTATGGGGATTTGTTTGTTGACAAGAATTTAATGATTTTGGAATATGTCAACAACATCAATTTACCAACACTTTCCAAATTTCTTGTGCCTTCATCCACCAGTTCCCTTGACAATTTAGTAGTGCATG GTAGTGCCACATTTAACATGGAACCGAAAGTTATTTTTATCAATGGATGGAATATTGCGTATGTCTTGCAAAATGCCCTGATGATCTACAATCAGATCCACTTCACGGAATTTGTACAATTCTCATGGGCAAGCTTTAGAGGAAATATTGATCTGGTGGGGACGATAAATGGTATCAATTTAACTTACGTGGCCACAAACTACATGAGTCTCACGAAGCCGCAAACAATCAGCACTAAAATTGCTTTTCTCAACAATGTTGAACTGAAAACTGTTCTTTCATCCTCTCAATTGCACATCGATGGATACTTGAAATCGATAAGCAG cGGAGAAGCGATCAAGATAGAAGAACTTAACGAAAAGGCGGCAAAAATTAGCGGGAATCAATCAATTTCCGGTCAATGGGTTGTTGAGAATATATTTGTTGAag GAGATCTCAAAAATGTGAAGATAAATGGATTGGATATGCAGGAGGATATTGTTCGCTACGATGTTGACTTCAACAACGTGACTGGATTGAAGAAATGCCACTATTTAGTAGTGGAAGATCTGCAGTGCGAGGATACCTGCATTATTCAGGACGTTGATGTGAAGAAATGGTTTGCTCAGGCAGTCTTTTTAATTGGGAATCACACAATACACGGCAAAATAACTCTGAAAAATTCAATCTTTCTCACGGATATCAA ggTTAATGGGCTTGTGAATAACATCACTTTCAATCACGATACCATCCTCACAAAGAACTTGGAACAGACAATTGAGGGTAATATCTATATTGATAATAGATCGAGGGATAAGACAAAATTGCATTCGCTGAATTTCCACAAACTTCAAGCTGAGACTATCAatggaaggaatattgaggaatttTTGGAGAATGTAGCTACGCAGAATGATTACAAATCAGGAGAGAATCTTGTAGAGACTCCTgtgatttttgagaaatctctAGTTGCTGAGCATCTGCAGTGCCAGGGACAACTTTTCGGGGTGAATATAAGTGAGATGGATACTGAACTGGAAATGGCACAGACATTGAGTTTTATGGAGAATAAGCTGAAGAGATTGTATGAGAAAGCTCAGGCAATTATTAAGCATAGAAAGGGAAATGCTTTCTATGTTATTCATTACACTGTGGCTCAAACATTTCCGGgagttttgaagaaaattgttcctATTGAATTGATGAGGCATGAGAAGAAAAATCTTTATCTGGCCATCTTAGCTGGAAGCTCCAATGAGACTATTATTGATTTCTACAGGTTGGAAGAATTCAAACGGAGAAGCTTTGTGGAGTCTGATATCCTGCCGATACGCTTTGAAGATGGTGAACTTACAAGTATTGATCGATTGCATCTACTTGGTCAGGATTATCTCTTTACTGAGAAGTACAGTGAAGATATTGGGTACAAGCAAACAATATTTCACTATGCAAAAGACAAAATTAAGGTGATCTATGAGAGATTCACTGATACTCCCAAAAGAATGACTTCAGTGAAGCTGAATAGCAAGAACAGCAAACAAGATTGCATTGTGCAATATTCAGTGAAGGATTTCCAAGTGACTGtggaatgtttgatggtcaatgaGAGTGGAAATGTCACCTGGAAGCCCTATCAGAATCTCATAATTCCTGATGCCAGAGAAATAATGCCCCTAAAAATCAATTCATTTGCCGTCATTACCACAAATGGAAGTGTAATTTTGTTAGAGAATCATCCCAAAGAGAAGTGGCAAGAGAAACAAACGCTAACCGTCATTAATCCATTGGATATGTCTTCAGAGACTTTCGAAGACAAACTTTTCCTTGGGATTTGCTCGGGGCAAACCAAAAATTCTGTTCATCATGGATCTGTAGAGATTTTCCGTTTGATCGGAAAGGAATTTGTTCACTTTCAGAACATTCGTATTGAGTCGCCTGTTAGACTTCAATTTTCCATTCTGCCAACAGGAGAATTTGTTCTCTATGTGCTTACCAGTAATCCTGCCCAGCCTCTTATTGTCTACAAATACTCAGGAATTTCGGGATTCAGACAGTTTGCTATAGCACTAACAATACCAAGAGGAAACCGACTTTCTGTTATCAAAATACCCAAGTTCAGCAAAGAGTTTGTCGCAGTTTTGTCACCAAATGAAGCTACCCTTCTTGAGGCTATTATGAGATGA